TTGGTCGCACGGTGTACGCACTGGGTGGCAATGAACGGTCTGCCCTGCTGATGGGCTTACCGGTGGCGCGCACGCGCATTCTCGTCTATGTGCTCAGCGGTTTCTGCTCGGCGCTGGGCGGGGTGCTGGTCACGTTCTACATGCTGTCCGGCTACGGGCTGCACGCGCAAGGCATGGAACTGGACGCCATTGCCGCCACGGTGGTCGGTGGCACGCTGCTCACCGGCGGCGTGGGCCTCATCAGCGGCAGTGTAGTGGGCGTGCTGTTGCTTGGCGTCATCCAGTCGCTGATCACCTTTGACGGCACGCTTAGCTCCTGGTGGGCGCGCATTGCGATTGGTGTGTTGCTGTACGTGTTCTGCCTCATGCAACGCTTTCTTGGGCGCGCACAGCGCGGGGCAGCATTGCCACCGTCGACCCCGCACAGGCCGGCGCGGCCGTCGAACGAGACGGCAAAGGACGCCCCGGCTTCGGCCATCTTCATGCAGTCGCACGCCGTACCGCCTTTCAATTAGGCACACGCAGTTGCGGTTTCCCGTAGGCATACCGACCTTGTAAAGGTTGTTTCGCGCAACGATCAGATTGCAGGCGTTGGGCGCCGAACTTGGCGTGCAGGTGGAGTCCTTCCAAACGAACAGCGAAGCGGCGATGTGCGAGCGCATTCACCGCGCGTTTGAAGAAGGCCAGGACGCCGTGCTGATCAACGCAGGTGCGTGGACGCACTACAGCTACGGCGTCCGCGATGCGCTGGCGATCCTGACGTGTCCGGTGGTGGAATTGCATATGTCCAACATCCACGCACGCGAGCCGTTCCGACATCACTCGGTATTTGCCGACATCGTCAGCGGGCAGATCTGCGGGTTTGGCGTCCAGAGTTACCTTCTGGCCCTGCGGGCGGCGGTATCGCCAATCGATCCGAGGAGCGCCGGCAGTCGTTCCTGAACCGATAGCGCTTTCCAGGTTCGACAATGCTATGGGTGAAGCTTCTCGCCCTTGTTCAGCATGTCGATGACCTGAGAAATCTTCTTGGCGCGCGTCTCGGCCTTTTTCACGTTCTGGATCCTGAACAGAATCGCGTACCGGTTCTGGCCATTCAAGGTGGCGAAGAATTGCCTGGCCTTCGGGTTGGCATCCAAAGCCTGCTGCAGGTCATCGGGCACGGTTGACGTACCCGCAGACGAATAGGCCGCCTCCCAGCGGCCGTCTTGCTTGGCCAGCTCGATTGCGCGAAGCCCTGCAGGGCGCATTCTCCCGGCGGTGATCAAGGCTTCAGCCTTGGCGGTGTTGATCTTCGACCAGATGCTCTTGGCGGTTCTGGGCGTGAACCGCTGCAGCCAGTAGTGCTCGTTTTCCGCCTGCTTTTGCCCGTCGATCCATCCATAGCAGAGGGCGCTCTCAACGGCCTCTGCATAAGACACAGTGGATTGTTCGGCCGACCGCTTTGCGATGCGAAGTCAGACGCCAGCCACAGCCTCTCCGTGGGTTTCCAGCCAGGCTTCCCAGGCTTCCTGATTGGTGAAGGAAAGTTTTGGATTGTGCATTGCGCTGGACCATTGCCATCGAATTTGTCGGAGACGTTACTCGCGCCTGAAACCGAGAACACCCCTGCCCATTGCGTTTTCGGAAACCAATGGGTTCGGCATCCACGCCGTGCGCACTTCCAGCTTGTCTCCATCCAGCGTATAGAACCGTTCCTGCTCCGTGCCGGTCCAGGCTTCATTCCAGGACGCGTCGACCTTCGTGATGAACCGATCGTCCTCGACCCGATACCGCCCGGTATAGGCCACGATCGTACGGAACAGCGCCGCCAGCTTCTCGTCTGTGTTCCCCGGCTCCCGCACTTTCGCGGTGAGAAGCACCATCATGCGCTCGTCAGCGCCGAAGACCAGTGACCCATTGGGGTCAGCGCCCCAGGGCTGCGTACGCTCCTTAGTCTCCTGAAGCTCGGTCTCGAAAGACACCAGCCGCCAGCTACCGTGCAGCCTTGTATCGCGCTCAGTCATCGTTCGTCCTGTCGTCGTTCGTTCAAGTGTTCATAGGCGATGGGCGCCGCAAAACAACATGCGTCGCCTTTTCTGATGCTACGGATTCAACGCACGCGTAGCCCAGCGCTCGCAAGTCGATCCCCTCGAACAGGGGTTCCCCACGGCCAAGCAAGACCGGCGAGATCGCGATGTGCAGCTCATCGATGAGGCCTTCACGCAGGTACTGCCGGATGGTGCCCGGCCCACCGCCAATGCGTACATCCTTCCCGCCCGCGGCCTCGCGGGCACGTTCGAGCGCTTCTCGAAAGCCGCCTGTGATGAAGTGGAAGGTCGTGCCGCCCGCCATCTCGATGGGCGCACGCGCGTAGTGGGTCAAGACGAAAACGGGAACGTGATATGGCGGGTTGTCGCCCCACCAGCCTTTCCATGTGTCGTCGGGCCAATCCCCGCGAATGGGGCCGAACATGTTGCGCCCGAGAATCCACGCCCCCACGTTCCGGAAGCTACGGGCGGCAAAGTCATCGTCAACGCCAGTTGTACCGCCGTCCTTGCCGAACAGGGTCCGCTGGAACGTGCGCGTCGCGACCAGCCACTGGTGCAGTTCCATCCCGCCAATGCCGAGCGGATTATTGATGTCCTGATCCGGACCTGCGCCGTATCCGTCAAGCGAGAGGGTGAAGCCCGCAACGCGAACGCGTGTCATCGTTTGTCTCCAGCTCCAATCGGACGCCCGATCGGTCATCAACGGATGCCGGCGTCAGGACCTGCATATTAGTACCGGGGCCAGCCGAACGTGCGGCGCGCGTCGGGCTGGCCATCGGCCATTGGGGGGAGGGCCCCGCCATCATTTAGAATCGCTCACTTTGCCCGACCTCCCATGTGGTTCAAAAACCTCCAGCTTCATCGTCTGCCGGCACCCTGGGCCGTGACCCCTGACCAGCTTGAAAAGTGGCTGACACCCCACGCGTTTCAACCGGGCAACAGCGTAGAAAAGCAGACCTTCGGCTGGGCCTCGCCGCGTGACGACGGCGCGCTCGTGTATTCGAACAACGGGCAGATGCTGCTGGTATTCCGTGCCGAGAAGAAGCTGCTGCCCGCGTCCGTCATCAATCAGGTGACCAAGGCCCGGGCGCTTGAGCTGGAGGAGCAACAGGGCTTCAAGCCCGGCCGAAAGCAACTGCGCGAACTCAAGGAGCAGGTGACCGACGAACTGCTGCCGCGCGCCTTCAGCATTCGCCGCGATACGCGGGTGTGGATCGATACGGCAAATGGCTGGCTCGTGATCGATGCGGCTTCGCAGGCGGTTGCCGACGACGTGCGCGGCCTGCTCGTCAAGTCCATCGATCAATTGCCGCTCACCAGCGTGCACGTGAAGCATTCGCCTGTTGCGGCGATGACGGAGTGGCTGCTCTCCGGCGAGGCGCCCGGCGGCTTCACCGTCGACCAGGACGCCGAGCTGCGCTCGACGGGCGAGGGCGGCGCCACGGTGCGATACGTTGGCCACGCGCTCGAAGCGGAAGACATGCGTCGGCACATCGAAGCCGGCAAGCAGTGCATGCGTCTTGCCATGACGTGGGACGATCGCGTCTCGTTCGTGCTGACGCCGTCGCTCCTGATCAAGCGTGTGACGCCGCTCGACGTGATCAAGGAAGCCGAAGACCCCACCGCGCAGAACGACGACGAGCGCTTCGACTCCGATGTCGCGCTCATGACCGGCGAACTGGCGCGGATGCTGAGCGACCTGGTCGACAGCCTCGGCGGCGATCAGCTGGATGCCGTGCAACAGGCCAAGGCGGCCTGAGTTTCGTCAGCCGGCGTGAAGTTGCGCAGGAGTCGGTGCAGGTTGACGAGGCCGTATTGTCGTAACGTGAACGTTGCTCAGTCGGTCCGCCCGGCGCGCAGGTCGCTCTTGCGGATGAGCTGCAAGAGCGTCTCCGCAGGCTTGCTCAAGCACCGTGCCGACAACGTGATGAACTCGATGGCCGGCAGCGGCTGAGTTACGTCGACCACGGTACCGGGCCGGGCAAGCCATTCGAGCTGCCCTCGGAACAGCCTGACACCACGTCGGCCGGCTTCGCGGCGCTTGCCGGCAA
Above is a genomic segment from Ralstonia pickettii containing:
- a CDS encoding lipocalin-like domain-containing protein encodes the protein MTERDTRLHGSWRLVSFETELQETKERTQPWGADPNGSLVFGADERMMVLLTAKVREPGNTDEKLAALFRTIVAYTGRYRVEDDRFITKVDASWNEAWTGTEQERFYTLDGDKLEVRTAWMPNPLVSENAMGRGVLGFRRE
- a CDS encoding dihydrofolate reductase family protein; protein product: MTRVRVAGFTLSLDGYGAGPDQDINNPLGIGGMELHQWLVATRTFQRTLFGKDGGTTGVDDDFAARSFRNVGAWILGRNMFGPIRGDWPDDTWKGWWGDNPPYHVPVFVLTHYARAPIEMAGGTTFHFITGGFREALERAREAAGGKDVRIGGGPGTIRQYLREGLIDELHIAISPVLLGRGEPLFEGIDLRALGYACVESVASEKATHVVLRRPSPMNT
- a CDS encoding recombination-associated protein RdgC codes for the protein MWFKNLQLHRLPAPWAVTPDQLEKWLTPHAFQPGNSVEKQTFGWASPRDDGALVYSNNGQMLLVFRAEKKLLPASVINQVTKARALELEEQQGFKPGRKQLRELKEQVTDELLPRAFSIRRDTRVWIDTANGWLVIDAASQAVADDVRGLLVKSIDQLPLTSVHVKHSPVAAMTEWLLSGEAPGGFTVDQDAELRSTGEGGATVRYVGHALEAEDMRRHIEAGKQCMRLAMTWDDRVSFVLTPSLLIKRVTPLDVIKEAEDPTAQNDDERFDSDVALMTGELARMLSDLVDSLGGDQLDAVQQAKAA